A stretch of the Musa acuminata AAA Group cultivar baxijiao chromosome BXJ2-7, Cavendish_Baxijiao_AAA, whole genome shotgun sequence genome encodes the following:
- the LOC103991984 gene encoding SNARE-interacting protein KEULE, which yields MSFSDSDLSSQGGDYKNFRHVTRDRLLCEMLQSTRAKDSKSTWKVLIMDKITVKVISHSCKMADITEEGVSLVEDIYKRRQPLPSMDAVYFIQPTKENVVMFLSDMSGKSPLYKKAYVFFSSPVNKELVAHIKKDTSVLPRIGGLSEMNLEYFAIDSQGFITDHERAMEELLGENAEGSHMYNDCLNTMATRISTAFASLREFPYVRYRAAKSSLDASTVTTLHDLVPTKLAAGVWNCLSRYKAKIHDFPQRETCELLIVDRSIDQIAPIIHEWTYDAMCHDLLNMDGNKYTHEVPNKTGSTDKKEVLLEDHDPIWLELWHAHIADASERLHEKMTNFISKNKAAQIHHGSRDGGELSTRDLQKMVQALPQYTEQIDKLSLHVEIAGKINGIIREQGLREVGQLEQDLVFGDAGTKELINFLRTKQDISCENKLRLMMIYASIYPEKFEGDKASKLMQLAQLSSDDMIAVNNMCYLGGYGTKKTSRSGFTLKFDAYKKKHAVRKERKSEEVTWQLSKFYPLIEELIEKLSKGELPKDEYPCMNDPSSSFHETSQDASASTTHHAPAQSMRSRRATWARPRSSDDGYSSDSVLRHSSSDFKKMGQRIFIFIIGGATRSELRVVHKLTTKLKREIILGSSSIDDPSQFITKLKMLSPQEISLDDLEI from the exons ATGTCGTTCTCCGACTCCGATTTGTCGTCGCAGGGCGGGGACTACAAGAACTTCCGCCATGTCACCCGAGACC GTTTATTATGTGAAATGCTTCAATCTACTAGGGCAAAGGACTCGAAATCAACATGGAAG gTACTTATTATGGACAAAATTACCGTTAAAGTAATTTCACACTCTTGCAAGATGGCAGACATTACAGAGGAAGGAGTTTCTT TGGTTGAAGACATATACAAGCGAAGGCAGCCATTGCCATCCATGGATGCTGTATATTTCATCCAGCCAACAAAAGAAAA TGTGGTCATGTTCTTGTCTGACATGTCTGGGAAATCACCCTTGTACAAAAA AGCATATGTATTTTTCAGTTCACCCGTAAATAAAGAGTTAGTGGCACATATCAAGAAGGACACAAGCGTCTTACCCCGCATTGGTGGTTTAAGTGAG ATGAATTTGGAATATTTTGCTATTGATAGTCAG GGCTTTATAACCGACCATGAGAGGGCTATGGAGGAACTACTTGGGGAGAATGCGGAAGGCTCTCACATGTACAATGACTGCTTGAATACAATGGCCACACGTATTTCTACGGCATTTGCTTCTTTAAGG GAATTTCCGTATGTGCGGTACCGTGCTGCAAAGTCATCATTAGATGCTTCTACAGTGACAACACTTCATGATCTTGTCCCAACTAAGCTTGCTGCTGGAGTTTGGAATTGTCTTTCTAGGTATAAAGCTAAAATTCATGATTTTCCCCAGAGGGAGACATGTGAGTTGCTTATTGTAGACCGTTCCATAGATCAG ATTGCTCCAATTATACATGAATGGACCTATGATGCCATGTGCCATGATTTGCTAAACATGGATGGTAACAAATATACACATGAG GTGCCTAACAAAACAGGATCAACAGACAAGAAGGAGGTGTTGTTGGAGGATCATGACCCCATTTGGCTTGAGCTTTGGCATGCACATATTGCTGAT GCTAGTGAAAGATTGCATGAGAAGATGACAAATTTCATATCAAAAAATAAAGCAGCTCAAATTCACCATGGTTCAAG AGATGGTGGTGAGCTTTCCACTAGAGATTTGCAAAAAATGGTTCAAGCTTTGCCGCAGTATACTGAGCAGATTGACAAACTTTCTCTCCATGTAGAG ATTGCTGGTAAGATTAATGGAATAATTAGAGAACAAGGTCTTCGTGAAGTTGGACAGCTGGAACAAGATCTTGTATTTGGAGATGCTGGGACCAAAGAACTAATTAATTTTCTAAGGACAAAGCAG GATATCAGTTGTGAAAATAAACTACGTCTGATGATGATTTATGCATCCATCTATCCAGAGAAGTTTGAAGGCGACAAAGCATCAAAGTTGATGCAA CTTGCACAACTTTCATCTGATGATATGATTGCTGTTAATAACATGTGCTACCTGGGAGGTTATGGAACTAAAAAGACATCAAGAAGTGGATTCACCCTCAAATTTGATGCATACAAG AAGAAGCATGCAGTGAGAAAAGAACGAAAATCTGAGGAAGTTACATGGCAGCTATCTAAATTTTATCCGCTGATAGAG GAGCTGATTGAGAAACTTAGCAAAGGTGAACTACCGAAGGATGAGTATCCTTGTATGAATGACCCAAGTTCTAGTTTTCATGAGACCTCACAAGATGCATCTGCTTCCACAACTCACCATGCACCAGCTCAATCCATGAGATCTAGGCGGGCGACATGGGCTAGGCCACGAAGTTCTGATGATGGATATTCAAG TGATTCTGTGTTGAGGCATTCATCAAGTGATTTTAAAAAGATGGGCCAGCGcatttttatatttatcattGGTGGAGCCACTCGATCTGAG CTACGTGTTGTCCACAAGCTTACCACAAAGTTGAAGAGGGAAATCATCCTCGGCTCATCCAGTATTGATGATCCTTCCCAGTTTATCACT AAACTGAAGATGCTCTCACCTCAAGAAATTTCATTGGATGACCTTGAGATATGA